Proteins from a genomic interval of Gossypium hirsutum isolate 1008001.06 chromosome A09, Gossypium_hirsutum_v2.1, whole genome shotgun sequence:
- the LOC107890104 gene encoding uncharacterized protein: MNAPSKLGIALIVIFATCLLALFLELVYVLWSKRRFRQRSIVSGGARSIDSEFSDSPFYSAAPSKELLYFFCWKNQPARVEPSSGVVSPSPTEAATAPDSEAAGTDDDDELAKWQALYGQSRVLYTITEEEREGNDSVENSADPSEAKTQKRACFSGGTESAGDVETPFSTPCASPPYFTPSPSPDRDIGVLIFSPGIDEVSSPENDVLSDGKLGFVSLRIEG, translated from the coding sequence ATGAATGCTCCGAGCAAGCTTGGAATAGCCCTTATCGTTATCTTCGCTACATGTCTTTTAGCTCTTTTCCTAGAACTGGTTTACGTCCTTTGGAGTAAACGAAGGTTTCGTCAACGCAGCATCGTCAGCGGCGGCGCACGTTCCATTGACTCCGAGTTTTCGGATTCACCTTTTTACTCTGCTGCTCCCTCTAAGGAACTTCTTTACTTCTTCTGCTGGAAAAACCAACCAGCTCGTGTGGAACCTTCCTCTGGGGTGGTGTCTCCATCGCCGACGGAGGCTGCCACGGCGCCGGATTCAGAGGCAGCCGGTACAGATGATGACGACGAGCTAGCGAAGTGGCAGGCGTTGTACGGGCAGTCGAGGGTGTTGTATACGATAACAGAAGAGGAAAGAGAAGGAAACGACAGCGTCGAGAACTCCGCTGATCCGAGTGAAGCGAAAACCCAGAAGCGGGCTTGTTTCTCGGGCGGGACAGAATCAGCTGGTGACGTGGAGACTCCATTTTCGACGCCGTGCGCATCGCCTCCTTACTTCACACCCTCGCCTTCTCCTGATCGTGATATTGGGGTTCTGATCTTTTCACCGGGAATTGACGAAGTAAGCTCGCCGGAAAATGATGTGTTGTCAGATGGAAAACTTGGGTTTGTGAGTTTAAGAATTGAAGGGTAG